TTAGGGTGTGAGTGTAATAGCATCTAAAGCTGTTTTAGGAGAGTTCGATGGTTCTTGATCTGACCAATGATCTACAGCGACCTACATAAAATACTCTCACTCTCCGGAGAAACGTGTGATGATTTGAATGAATGCAGCTGGAATGTTTATGTTCTGTGTGCCTGCAAAGGGACTCCAATGATTTTACAGGAAACTAGAAAAACAAAGTGCTTTAAGTTACTGTGTAAAGTTCGTAAACCCTCTAAAAACAGAGCATTCTACAATGAAAAATGTGTTGTGTGTATGAACGTAATGTTACATGTACAAACACAGTGGTGGATACCacaaacagtaaacaaagagacaAGCTCCATAAACATATAGCAAGTACAGTAACACCCAGAAACAATGCAGAGGGGAATGATTAGACCCTCTTATCCAGAGTAATTACGGTTTagtgccttgcttaagggcacagACGGACTTTTCACCTAGTcatctcggggattcgaaccaacaaccttttggttactggtccaacgctcttaacccctaggctacctgctgcccctatgACTACATAGATGGATAACCACTATGAAATGACCGAGTATGACAGGTAGATGACAGGAAGTTGAGTCAGCTCACCTCGCTGACCTCCGTCACATAGGTAGCGCTCTCGTGCTCTGCTCTCTTCAGCTCAGACTCAAGGTACTGCTTGTCCCTTCTCAACTATGGACAAACAAAATATTGCATTTTTAACTATGTATGAAAATCTATTAAATTGAATGTGTCAACTGATGTAAAGTGACTAAATAATACAATTGCTGAGCGGTATGTAAAGTATTAAACTGAAGGACTGACGTTGTCCAGCTCCCCGAGGTCACTCATCCTGTCCACCTCCTGCTCCAGTGCTGCCACTTTCACACTCATCTAGGAAAGAAAGGGCAGGAGAGTGACTATAAGCACCACACCAGTGGATGCTATAGGTGGAAGGACCTATAGGAGGTGATTGTAATTGCGGAAATGAAggaacggagtcaaacgtggtttccatgtgtttgatgctgtccaatttattccattccagccttacaatgagcccgtcctcctatagctcctcccaccagtctcCACTGCACCACACATACCAATGATATTGTTAAAAGTGCAATATAAACAATTTGGGGTTAATTTAATATTCTTCAGTGTTCACCTCTTTCAGCTCTGTCTGTGACAGATTCAGCTTCACCTTCCAGCGAGACTCCTCCTGCTCTACACTGCTCTGGAGGCGCTGCAGGATGCCCTCCTGTGGACAGTAGAGGTTATTACAGGTTAGTTTCACAGCCTCCTCACGACACCTTTTTAACGTCATCTACAGGACACTGATAGAGAGCGTAACCTCACCGTCTCAGCCAACACTTTCTTGTATGTCTCACAATCTTTCTGTAGAACCTTCTGGGCCTCTTCTGATTCCTTCAGCTTATCAGCCAATATCTGGTGAAAGGAACAGCCCTGGTTTCACTTCTTTCCACCCCAGTTCtcagacatttaaaaaaacatacaaGTCTTTGTAAAAGGAAACCTTGGTGTCCTCTGAGCCCCCTGGAGCTGAAGGTCTGGGCTCTGCTGCTGGGGCCTCTTTCACTGCAGTCTCAAACCTCTGCAGCCACTCCTGGTGGTTCTGAGAGATACACAACAATAGACCATGTGGAAGAGATGAACTTAGAATTTAATATCACATCATGTGGTTCTCTGTATGgcagtttgtagagcatggcTCTTGTAACACCAGTAtagtgggttcaattctcaggaCACCCATATGTAAAACGTATGCATGCATGACTGAGTCGCTTTGGGTAAAAGtatttgctaaatggcatattatataCTTTATTGTGAGACCTTACATGTTCAGCAGGCAGAGGCACGTTGGGTAGCAGTCTGTGCAAAACATCTCGGCACTCTACCTGAGCTGTCTCCAGGGCTGTCTGGTGCTCCtgaaggaggtagaggagagcgagaaggaagagaaaaggggaCGTTCAACATAGACTACactcagggctctctctcacacacaccacacacacacacaccacacacctcaaATCGCTACCTCTGCTCGCTTGGTTtcacctctcccatctcagaGTGCATACAGGAGCATGGCCTGGGACAATCACAACTCCCTCTCCACGACACTCCAGTGTAACGAACAGCTAACATTTTTAACGGCTCATTTATTGAGTGTGCTTCAAGTATTCATCCACCCCAGTGTTCAGTAGCCACGCACCACCACGAGACGAGTTCATTAAGTTTAGACCCCGCTCTGCTCTCTACAGGTTCACATTGGTCTCCTTTCAAGGAGGAACATGTTACTCACTCTTGTTCATTCAGTTGCAGTAATGCCCCGGAGGAGCTAACATTCTTCCCATAGAGCACCACACGTTCTTCATCACGGAAGCACCACCAAACAAAACCCACTACGTTGGTACCATTAATCACACTAGCTGCACAGGGCTTGAAACTCTCAGGAGAGAGATGTCCTGGCACATCCACCTCTACTCTCATTAACACCTTGTGTTGGAAGGGGAAAGGGATCTACGCTGTGACATATGCTTTGGATTGTGTATGAGCATGCATTTTCCTGAGAGCACACAACAGGTGCCCAGGAACTCCTACACTCAGCTTAAATGAAGGCCATTTTTACTGTACCAAGATGGCCGAGAGCAGCTGCTGGGAAAATCAGTTCACCATGTACCCGGTCTGCTTTATGGATATGAGGAGCGAGTCATTAGGGGTTAGAACTGTGGCAAAAATATACCGAACCCCCACAACTGTTTATAGTAGGAGAGCAATCTGTTAGTCTATGGTTTATTAGCGGGTCCCTAAATACATACGGCTAAGCAAAGGGTAATGGCAGATCATATTCTCACTGATGAAGAGGACTAGAAAAACCCCTAGGAAACAGCTGGGTGGATATTAACAACAGCTACAGCAGAGGAACTTGTGTCAATATTACTGTCTGGTTTCTACACTAAACTAAAATATAAAGCCCAAAATAGTGTATTTCTCGCAAATCTGAAAAATTGCTGCAGTTGTCACACAATACGACGTCACAGATGCCaaaagttgagggagcatgcaattggcatgctgactgcaagaatgtccaccagagctgttgccagagaatttaatgttaatttccctACCGTAGGCCTCCTCCAATGTCATTGGAGAGAAtgtccaaccggcttcacaaccgcagagcACGTGTACAGcatcgtgtgggcgagcagtttgctgatgtcagtgttggaaacagagtgccccatggtggcagtggggttatgggcaGGCAGACGGACAACGAACAGAATTGCATTGTATCAATgggaatttgaatgcacagagatgccgTGATGAGTTCCTGAGGTCCATTGTGGTGCCactcatccgccgccatcaccttatGTTTCTTCAGCATGACAACGCACAGCCACACTTCGCAAgggtctgtacacaattcctggaagctgaaaatgtcccacttcttgcatactcaccagacatgtcacccattgagcaggtttgggatgctctggatcgacctgtaagacagtgtgttccagttcccgccaatatccagcaacttcgtccagtaggacaacattccacaggccacaatcaacagcctgatcaactctttcCAAAGAGATGTGtggcactgcatgaggcaaatctGTGACCAATCTGGATTCCCATTCTCacttgaaatccatagattagaacctcttatttatttaaattggtttaaagtacttaagtaaaaatactttaaagtactaaagTAATTTTTGTGTGGATCTGTACTTCATATtcgacaacttttactttactacattcctaaataaaaggATGCAATTTTTacgccatacattttccctggtccaattcacacacttatcaagagaacgtccctggtcatccccactgcctctgatctgtcggagtcactaaacacacatgctttgtttgttaaTGTGTTGGAGTGTACCAGTGGCTATccttaaataaaatataaaaataaaattgtGCCTACTGGTTTGCTTAATTTAAGGAACTTGTAATGAttcatacttaagtatattttactcaagtagtatttactgggtgactttcacttttacttgagccattttctatgaaggtaactttactttaactcaagtatgacaattgggtacttttcccaccactgctgATTTAAAATTGTGGCATGCTgcgtgtatatttttgttcaggatATAAGTCAATGCAGTAAGCTGGTGGCGTACGCAAACTGAAAGATTTCTGTATGTTGATCAATAGTATCACTGTTATTTTAGCATGTTTTCAAAAATGATTTTACACAAAATAATGATGTTGACACTTTGCACATAATCTGGACATCATTTTCTAAATGGCAATTCTGCAGGATCAAATTTCTTGGAATAGAATTTCACTAGCGGCTGATGGCTGTCTTGATGTCAGTGTATACACATCACAAAGCATAATGGAACACATGCAGAATTGGGGAAAGGAAATGAGAGAAGCACATGGCAGGAAGTGAGAGGTCCATCACGAAGATCATGGATCACAAACTCATTATGACCATCCCGCTACATGACATCTGGAGTCAGTCACTGCACACTCATTTTCAATTCACAGTTTTACTTTGCACTGGAATTTATGTAGTTATACAACTGTATAAGTAATGCAGATTCTAGCGCAGAATAGCAAGCAGAACTCAAGAACAGCAGTGGTAAAGTGCATAAAGTTCATTAGTCTTCCTGAGATTCCTGAGAGGGGAATAGTTCATGGAGACAATTATCCAGGGCCAGAGTGCAGGAAGAGGGGAGAAATCAGTATGCAGCAGCATATGTATGAATAATGGAGTAATCTCACTGGTCGATTATGGCAATAGCTGTTTGGGGATGAATCAAGTTTTCAATCTAGAGTGAAGCAGACTGGAAGCAGTGTCCGAACCTTGAGGGCTTTGCCAAGTTTCCCCTGAAGCATGGACTCGGTGGCTGCCAGAGCCTCCATAGCGCTCCAGTTTTTCACCCGAAGCTCCTGGTCAGTTTCAAAAGAGATACGACTTTCAGTTCAGCCTCAGGGAAAAGTATGTAGTGACCCACAAACACAATTCATATAGGGACGAACAGAACCATTAGCTAATACTATTTTCTACTCTCCTTTTCTGTACAGCGGTCCTATCCAGTTTCTGAGTGTAGGTTTAAAAGGAAATCCTCACTGCACTTTACCTGAAAACCAGTCTAAGGGTCAAGCgtgaccttccggttactagtccaacgctctaaccactaggctaccctgccgcttaaCATGAGCTGCCCATCTAACGATTGAGTCTTTGAAAGGATCGTCCACTAAATTGTATCGGcaaaaacaaacagtgaaacagtTAGTCACTCAGTAGAGGTCTTTGGGATAGACACTGAAAGAATCTGAAGGAGAGCTGCAGCTCACTGCCAAAAAAGTCAAATGTAACTAGATAGGAAAAGCCAAATCACGTTATACAGAGCTAGTCAACAATGTAGCTCTCAGTCTCTGTAAAACAAGGCTGTTGTTATACTGTGGACACAGAAATAGGGACTCCTTGTAAACATGGCCATGAACAGAGAAGAGTAGACTGACAGCCCTTAACTATGCTGTTTGATTGTAGAAAGCCTTAGCCAACATAAGCATGGAATTTCAAATTAACaggactaaaatgtaaatggtaGAGAAATTACTGACTTGAATAATTTCAAGTAGCTTAATTAATTTCATTCATAGTCTGCGACAAAATGCAATTTATCCACTTGGGAAAATGAGTAGAGTGAGATTATTCATTTGAAGCAGAGGTGCACAGGACTGCAGATTAATGGGTAGTGACATCACTGAGGGGTGTAGTTTAgggcagtggttctcaaacctctcaGGGACCCCCCAGACATCATCAGGTGTGTTAGCTCCAGAATAGTTTAAATAAATAGAATGACTGGGGGGTCCCCGAGGAAGGGTTTGAGAACCCCTGGTTTAGCAGAGTATATACAGGATGAGGTCTGCAGATGTATGTCAGGGCTAGACTGGAGAGGTAGGTAGTGTGGGTGTGGGCTGGGGAAGCAGGAGGACAGTCTGCAGCACAGGACACCTACGTTGTTCTTGTTCCTGTGAAGCTCCAGGGACTCCCTCAGCTTTGCCAGCTCTGCCTGGAGATCAGACACCTGCTTCTCCTTCTCTGCCAACCTGGAGGACAGAACACCACCACACATACATTACCAAGCATAACGCTGCTGGATAGCCCCATGCCAAGGGACACCTACTGTATACTGAAGGGAATTCTGTGAAGTATTGCTGTTACTCACGCTGTCAGCAGTTCCGGGCTTGGGGCTTCTGTGTGGGTCAACTAGAACAAGAAAAAAGTAAATTACTTATCTTATTATTTTTCACCCTCTCCCATTCAGCCAATACAGATGACCAATGAACTGTTTCCACCTCTTCCCTCACCTGTTGCTGCTGTAGCTCCTGCACCTTGTCGCTCACCTCCTTGGCCCTCGCCTCCAACTCACTCTGTAGGGTCTGGATCTCCTGGTCCTTAGCAGCAAGCCTGCAACAGAGTGTGTCAGTCTAATTTCTCAGGGTATAATGCAGTAATCGAGTAGGAAAGAGTAGAACAGTAGGCTTAAGGATAGTACAGTATGCTTACTGTCTCTGTAGTTCTAGGAGCTGGTTTCTGGCACTGGTGGTGTCCTCAGTCTCCTTCTGTCTCAGCTTCTCCAGCCCCACCACCTGCTGCTCCAGAGACTGCAGGGACAACAAACACAGGGTCACACCAAACACCCAGCAGGGAAACACAGCACAGTCTAGAACCAAAACAGTAACATTGGGAAAAGTCTAAACACACTCCAATAAAGCACTTCAATTGAATTTTGAGAGAGTGACTATGAACACACACCTCAATGGTCATCCCATTGCTGGAGTCACTCTCCTGTGCTGCCTGTAGGCTCTCCTCCATTGACTTAATCTGCTCATCTTTCTCTTGGATCCTTGAAACACAGAACAACAAAACTTAGCGAACACAGAACAAATTGACCATGAATATGGCAAGCTGTTTCATAGCAGTTGCTTAGGAAAAAGTGGTATTTTCATTGACTTACTTGCTCTGTAGTGCGTCCACTATCGAATCGGACAATGTCTGAGAGTAGGAAAAGACAAGAGGGAGAATCCATGAGGGAACGGAGTTGAGACTATCAAACGAGACAGTAGATCCGTGTGGGGGGGAAAAGTGTGCATAACATACCTGTTCAGTAGTCTGAAGCTTTAAAACCTCCATCTCTTGTTTCAGaacctccttctcttctcttacaGTCTGACAGAGAAAGCAATTTGATTTCAAACACTTCAACATCATTTTTGTTTACAAAATGCACGATCAAAACTGTGTTTATCTGGTGGGAATGATCAAGCTCATTCCTGAACCCTGCTCACCTTCAATTCCTCCTCCTTATTGGCCACCTCAATCAGCCCCATCTTCAGCAGGTCCTCCACAGTCTTGATGTTCTCCTCCCGCTCttggaaactgtgtgtgtgtgtgtgtgtgtgtgtgtgtgtgtgtgtgtgtgtgtgtgtgtgtgtgtgtggggggggtcaacaacacaaagacataatgagagagggtcAATGTGAAGTAGAGCATTATTTTCTGGTGTGGTCTTAATGCTCTCCGTTCTCACATACCTCCTCTGGAACTGATCCAAGGTCAGCTGAGAAGCAGtctagatggggagagagggtgtgTCAGAGTTATGCATACTGAGGAACTGGTAGATCACAGCAGGAGTTCCATCTAAGAAAACAGGCGTGTTTCACTTCTGACCTGTTCAGAAATCTTAGCCTGCAGATTCTGGAGCTCTACCTTCAGTGACATGTTCTCATTGTGCATGGcctgtggaggagagaggagggtgagggcagGAAGCCCAGATTCAACAACATTCATCTCACACAAAGGAGATATCACTATTCATTTGACAGTGTGcatgtaggtctacagtagtttGATAATATCTTTATCCTAATGACCATTTTCAGCTAATTTACTTTGTTTTAATGAACAAAGGCAGCCCAGAGGGCTTATCATAGTTCTGTTTTATAACTGTACTAGCTACTATGCTTCACAAAGAAATAACATCCATGTGTAGTAAGCCCACAAATCAATCCAATGTACTGTGAGCAGCATTCCTACAGCTCAACACATTCCATCCGGTTAACAGACCGTATtttacagagctggtgtaataaTGGGGGTTTAGACAGTACTACTGTAGGTACCTGCATGGTAGTTTCCCTGCTGGCACCACTGCTCCTCTCACCATTCAGGGAGTCCTCCAGACTCTTCCTCTGCAGCTCCTTCTCAGCCAGCCTGGACACAACCACACAGGGCAAGAGTCAGCAACACAACCCATATGACAGGGACAAGAGTCAGAGAGGACATTATAAGGAACAGACGGACATTCAAGGATCAGGCTACACAGATGTGCAAGTGGGCTGGGGAAACACTTACAGCTTCTGTAGCTCCTCAAAGTGGGATACAGTAGTGGCCTGAAAGAGGAAGACAGTGGTCAcaacacactcacatatacagtaccagtcaaaaagggttggacacacctattcattcaagggtttttcttgatcttttactattttctacattgtagaataatagtaaagacatcaaattatgagataacacatatggaatcatgcagtaacccaaaaagttaaataaatccaaatatattttatatttgggattcttcaaagtagccacccttttccttgatgacagccttgcacactcttggcattctctcaaccagctacatgaggtagtcacctggaatgtatttcaattaacaggtgtgccttaaatAGTGGAAttactttccttcttaatgcgtttgagccaatcaaatgtgttgtgacaaggtaggggtggtataccgaagatggccctatttggtaaaagaccaagtccatattatggcaagaacagctcaaataagcaaagagaaacgacagtccatcatataCTTTAAGagatgaagatcagtcaatctggaaaatttcaagaacttgaaCGTTTTTTCAAGgacagttgcaaaaaccatcaagcgctatgatgaaactgtctcttatgaggaccgccacaggaaaggaagacccagttacctctgctgcagaggataagttaatcagagttaactgcacctcagattgcagcacaAACAAATGCTTCAGAGAGTTCAACTAACAGACCGTCTCCtctgaagagttgatgttgagTGAATCAGGCttccatggtcaaattgctgcaaagaaaccactactaaaaggacaccaataagaaaaagagacttgcttgggccacgAAACACAATCAatgtccaaatgtgagatttttggttacaactgccgtgtctttgtgagacgcagagtaggtgaacgggtgatctccgcatgtgtggttcccaccgagaagtatggaggaggtgtgatgtagggtgctttgctggtgacactgttggggatttatttagaattcaaggcacacttacccagcatggctaccacagtattctgcagtgatatgccatcccacctggtttgagtttagtgggactattacccaaaacacacctccaggctgtgtaagggctatttgatcaagaaggagagtgatggagttctgcatcagatgacctggcctccacaatcacccaacctcaacccaaattagatggtttgggatgagttggactgcagagtgaaggaaaagcagccaacaagtgctcagcatatgtgggaactacttcaagactgttggaaatgcattactcatgaagctggttgagaaaatgccaagagtgtgcaaagctgtcatcaaggcaaagggtggctactttgaagaatctcaaataaattttgatttgtttagcacttttttagttactacatgattccatttgtgttatttcatagttttgatgttgtcaccattattatacaatgtagaaaatagtaaaaataaagagaaacccttgaatgagtaggtgtgtccaaactttgactggtactgtacatataaacATATGAACTCTTGTTGATGAACTAAACATAAACATACCTGTGAGCTCAACTGGTTCTGCAGAGTCTCAATCTGGGTCTGAAGGCCACCGTTTTCCCTCAGGAGATCCTGTCAGGATTAAAAGGATGTCATGTTGAGTGCATACCAGAATATGAAAAATATACATACAAAAATACTTCAAATATTTGGCCCATCTCAGTCTCTCAACTAAAACTGTTCCCCTTTAACTACTTCTCTCCCTCGTTTCCCGAATGGTCTGAATGTGAAGTCCTGTTTATACCTGGCACAATAACTATAACTTCCAAGTTTAACTGTCAACCACTGGTGAATGTAAACACTAGGGAATGTGTTATTGTTATACACATCACATCTGTCATTACAACAATTAGGGCTTTGTTCCCCTACCTGGACCTGCGCTGAGTTGTCAGCCAGGCTGTGCTGGGACACCTCCAGCAGCTGCATCACCTTCTGCTCCACCTGGTCCTTGGACACAATGGTGTCGGTCAGGCTGCTGTGCAGCGTCTGGATCTCCTTGTTCTTGTTGCTCATTTCGGTCTCCACCGCCAGCAGCTGGCTCTgcagctctgagagaggagacaccagacCCAGTCATATCACCTTCGTCACATGTAACATTTGTTACATATTGGCAATGAGTCGTGCATTAGTTTGCGTTTCAGAAGTCTGTTTATAGAATCTCTGAGCACCTTCTTTAGCAGCATGAAGTTTCTCCCTCTCTGCGTTGACATTGTGGAGGTAGTTCTGGAGCTCGTCCCAGCGGCGCTTAGCTTCCTGCAGTTGAGCCTGGTGATCACAGGACAACACTTGGCACTTTAACAGTGAACATACACTGACAACCTCTCAGAATCCATCACTGTACTGCGGTTATGAACACAGGAAAGGACGACCTGGGTGTCTGTTGCAGGGAAACAGTGTTCATACTGAGCACAAAGCCTCAAACAGGCCCACTTCCTGAGCTAACACAATCCTCCACTTCCCTGTTCTATTACACATCCCCCCTTAGGAAGGGCGGACACAGGCCCTCCCATGGTTACAGTGAGAAACCTGAAACAGTCCAGTCCA
Above is a genomic segment from Oncorhynchus gorbuscha isolate QuinsamMale2020 ecotype Even-year linkage group LG10, OgorEven_v1.0, whole genome shotgun sequence containing:
- the LOC124046487 gene encoding kinectin-like isoform X1; the protein is MALDIYDSQYLVILAPSLVIALIFLFFWLFMKETSYDEVLARQKRDLKLPPSKPETRKKNDKKKSKKKESSSRGEGGESEEDLRDFDVADAVSSSTAEEEEEPVPVAPPTPVSAPVAAPAEAPAGVRERKKEKKAAKAAAAAAAPPAELPSVNGSKQAGHKAEPPAPVAKPSPPIPQPDPQPPAQAQTPPQSSGKKKKKQKTEAVEEEIKVDKAPAPVKKEVPVPVETKAQDGAAPTATSTSSKKKNSAKKQKTEHAQVDDIQPDSAGPANHHGDAPSKGSVKKQKNEMDKENSEVKLKELLLGLGSLALSQAEAVSVVTVLKEKNPSALDAWQKSAAKADPSSLERERLLTTLQEEASIAKDKVQQLSKELQQEKQKTVRVETVLRDQRGALEKELNVMQAKSQGELQGIQMKFQKLREQLEGQIARLQQENGILRDAVSSATNQMESKQSSELNQLRSEYSGLMKELTENNNKLQQEEHQRKSLEVNYKQNVSQLEAQLQEAKRRWDELQNYLHNVNAEREKLHAAKEELQSQLLAVETEMSNKNKEIQTLHSSLTDTIVSKDQVEQKVMQLLEVSQHSLADNSAQVQDLLRENGGLQTQIETLQNQLSSQATTVSHFEELQKLLAEKELQRKSLEDSLNGERSSGASRETTMQAMHNENMSLKVELQNLQAKISEQTASQLTLDQFQRSFQEREENIKTVEDLLKMGLIEVANKEEELKTVREEKEVLKQEMEVLKLQTTEQTLSDSIVDALQSKIQEKDEQIKSMEESLQAAQESDSSNGMTIESLEQQVVGLEKLRQKETEDTTSARNQLLELQRQLAAKDQEIQTLQSELEARAKEVSDKVQELQQQQLTHTEAPSPELLTALAEKEKQVSDLQAELAKLRESLELHRNKNNELRVKNWSAMEALAATESMLQGKLGKALKEHQTALETAQVECRDVLHRLLPNVPLPAEHNHQEWLQRFETAVKEAPAAEPRPSAPGGSEDTKILADKLKESEEAQKVLQKDCETYKKVLAETEGILQRLQSSVEQEESRWKVKLNLSQTELKEMSVKVAALEQEVDRMSDLGELDNLRRDKQYLESELKRAEHESATYVTEVSELKTQLTETLSKLETEERERQKVAGDLYKAQQSLDLIQEEFCKETGQGDLIENSNLSSHEDIDRKEKKTTGLNQTVRELQQLLLAVNRQLTKGQEAESDSPEV
- the LOC124046487 gene encoding kinectin-like isoform X2, which produces MALDIYDSQYLVILAPSLVIALIFLFFWLFMKETSYDEVLARQKRDLKLPPSKPETRKKNDKKKSKKKESSSRGEGGESEEDLRDFDVADAVSSSTAEEEEEPVPVAPPTPVSAPVAAPAEAPAGVRERKKEKKAAKAAAAAAAPPAELPSVNGSKQAGHKAEPPAPVAKPSPPIPQPDPQPPAQAQTPPQSSGKKKKKQKTEAVEEEIKVDKAPAPVKKEVPVPVETKAQDGAAPTATSTSSKKKNSAKKQKTEHAQVDDIQPDSAGPANHHGDAPSKGSVKKQKNEMDKENSEVKLKELLLGLGSLALSQAEAVSVVTVLKEKNPSALDAWQKSAAKADPSSLERERLLTTLQEEASIAKDKVQQLSKELQQEKQKTVRVETVLRDQRGALEKELNVMQAKSQGELQGIQMKFQKLREQLEGQIARLQQENGILRDAVSSATNQMESKQSSELNQLRSEYSGLMKELTENNNKLQQEEHQRKSLEVNYKQNVSQLEAQLQEAKRRWDELQNYLHNVNAEREKLHAAKEELQSQLLAVETEMSNKNKEIQTLHSSLTDTIVSKDQVEQKVMQLLEVSQHSLADNSAQVQDLLRENGGLQTQIETLQNQLSSQATTVSHFEELQKLLAEKELQRKSLEDSLNGERSSGASRETTMQAMHNENMSLKVELQNLQAKISEQTASQLTLDQFQRSFQEREENIKTVEDLLKMGLIEVANKEEELKTVREEKEVLKQEMEVLKLQTTEQTLSDSIVDALQSKIQEKDEQIKSMEESLQAAQESDSSNGMTIESLEQQVVGLEKLRQKETEDTTSARNQLLELQRQLAAKDQEIQTLQSELEARAKEVSDKVQELQQQQLTHTEAPSPELLTALAEKEKQVSDLQAELAKLRESLELHRNKNNELRVKNWSAMEALAATESMLQGKLGKALKEHQTALETAQVECRDVLHRLLPNVPLPAEHNHQEWLQRFETAVKEAPAAEPRPSAPGGSEDTKILADKLKESEEAQKVLQKDCETYKKVLAETEGILQRLQSSVEQEESRWKVKLNLSQTELKEMSVKVAALEQEVDRMSDLGELDNLRRDKQYLESELKRAEHESATYVTEVSELKTQLTETLSKLETEERERQKVAGDLYKAQQSLDLIQEEFCKETGQGDLIENSNLSSHEGEEDYRPKPNCEGTAAAATGCQPATHQGTRGGIRLA